From Symphalangus syndactylus isolate Jambi chromosome X, NHGRI_mSymSyn1-v2.1_pri, whole genome shotgun sequence, the proteins below share one genomic window:
- the LOC129476230 gene encoding melanoma-associated antigen B1 gives MPRGQKSKLRAREKRRKAREETQGLKVAHATAAEKEECPSPSPVLGDTPTSSPPAGIPQKPQGALPTTAAAAAVSCTESDEGAKCQGEENASFSQATTSTESSVEDPVAQEAGILMHFMLHKYKMREPIMKADMLKVVDEKYKDHFTEILNGASRRLELVFGLDLKEDNPSGHTYTLVSKLNLTNDGNLSNDWDFPRNGLLMPLLGVIFLNGNSATEEEIWKFMNMLGAYDGEEHLIYGEPRKFITQDLVQEKYLKYKQVPNSDPPRYQFLWGPRAYAETTKMKVLEFLAKMNGSTPRDFPSHYEEALRDEEERARVRSSVRARRRTTATTFRARSRAPFGRSSHPM, from the coding sequence ATGCCTCGGGGTCAGAAGAGTAAGCTCCGTGCTCGTGAGAAACGCCGCAAGGCACGAGAGGAGACCCAGGGTCTCAAGGTTGCTCACGCcactgcagcagagaaagaggagtGCCCCTCCCCCTCTCCTGTTTTAGGGGATACTCCCACCAGTTCCCCTCCTGCTGGCATTCCCCAGAAGCCTCAGGGAGCTCTACCCACCACCGCTGCTGCTGCGGCTGTGTCATGTACCGAATCTGACGAAGGTGCCAAATGCCAAGGTGAGGAAAATGCAAGTTTCTCCCAGGCCACAACATCCACTGAGAGCTCAGTCGAAGATCCTGTAGCCCAGGAGGCAGGAATCCTGATGCACTTCATGCTACATAAGTATAAAATGAGAGAGCCCATTATGAAGGCAGATATGCTGAAGGTTGTTGATGAAAAGTACAAGGATCACTTCACTGAGATCCTCAATGGAGCCTCTCGCCGCTTGGAGCTGGTCTTTGGCCTTGATTTGAAGGAAGACAACCCTAGTGGCCACACCTACACCCTCGTCAGTAAGCTAAACCTCACCAATGATGGAAACCTGAGCAATGATTGGGACTTTCCCAGGAATGGGCTTCTGATGCCTCTCCTGGGTGTGATCTTCTTAAATGGCAACTCTGCCACCGAGGAAGAGATCTGGAAATTCATGAATATGTTGGGAGCCTATGATGGAGAGGAGCACTTAATCTATGGGGAACCCCGTAAGTTCATCACCCAAGATCTGGTGCAGGAAAAATATCTGAAGTACAAGCAGGTGCCCAACAGTGATCCCCCACGCTATCAATTCCTATGGGGTCCGAGAGCCTATGCTGAAACCACCAAGATGAAAGTCCTTGAGTTTTTGGCCAAGATGAATGGTAGCACTCCCCGTGACTTCCCATCCCATTATGAAGAGGCTTTGAGAGATGAGGAAGAGAGAGCCCGAGTCCGATCCAGTGTTAGAGCCAGGCGTCGCACTACTGCCACGACTTTTAGAGCGCGTTCTAGGGCCCCATTCGGCAGGTCCTCCCACCCCATGTGA